GGCGTCCTTCTGCGAATTCAAGGGCGGCGCGCGCTACCTCGACGTGCACGGCGGCGGCCAGACGCGACCGGCGGCCGCGTGGAACTACCCGACGCCCGAGCCCGGGTACGAGGAACTCGCGGATCGGGTCGCGGTGTACGCGCAGCAGATGGACGCGTGCACGGTGGCGGGGGAGACGGTAGTCCCGCAGCCGGGCCGCTTCTACGGCGGGTGGATCACGTCGCAGGTCGTCGGACCGTTCAAGGGGATCCCGGGCTCGATGGGCTGGTGAGTGCGGGCGGCACGAGGGAGGGTCAGTGCTTAGGGTAGCCTTACCTCGCACCTAGGAAAGGTTCTCTCCCGCATGTCCCCTCGCACCCGCCTGGTCCTCGCCTCTGCGTCCGGACTCCTCGCTCTCGCCCTGGCCGGCTGTACCGTCGCCGCCACCCCCGCGCCCGCCGCCGGCTCCGGCTCCGTCGAGACCCGGTCCGTCACCCACGCCCGGGGGACGGCGAAGGTTCCCGAGTCGCCTGCCCGCGTCGTGACGCTCGAACCCCTCGAGCTCGACACCGCGGTCGCGGTCGGCATCACCCCCGTCGGGGCGGCTGTCGCCGGCAACGTGACGAAGCTGCCCGCCTACCTCGGCGTCACGGACGTGACACCCGTCGGAACCGTCCCCGAGCCCGACCTCGAGGCGATCGCGGCGCTCAAGCCCGACCTGATCCTCGGCACCGAGTCACGGCACTCCGACCTCTTCGACCAGCTCGACGCCATCGCCCCCACCGTGTTCATCGCCTCGCAGGCCGACCCGTGGCGCGACAACGCGAAGCTCATCGGTGAGGCCCTCGGGCGGGAGGACGAGGTCGAGGACCTCCTCTCGGACGTCGACGACGACTGCGCCCGCATCCGCGACGAATTCGATGTCGACGGCCAGACCGCGCAGCTCATCCGCCCGCGCGACGAGACGACCCTGAGCCTCTACGGACCGGTGTCGTTCGCCGGCAGCCTCCTCGAGTGCGTCGGATTCACCATCCCCGACCAGCAGTGGGAGGACGGCCTGCAGGCTGATCTCTCGCCCGAGAACATCGCGTCGGCGACGGCCGATCACGTCTTCGTCACCGCGACCGACGTCTCCGACCGTTCCGAGATCCCCGCGGCGATCAGCGGGAACGCGGACGCGTTCCCCGACGTGACCCTCGTCGACACCAGCACGTGGGTGTCCGGTGTCGGCCCGAAGGGCGCCGAAGCCGTGCTGGGCGACATCGAGCGGTACCTCTCCGCGAGCCGGTGAGCGTCGCCGCCGGCCCGGGTCGCCGCATCCTCGGTGTCGGCGTCGTCCTGGCGACCCTCGTCGCTGTTGTCGTCGCCTCGCTCGCGCTCGGTGCGAACCCCCTGTCGCCGAACGCGGTGGTCGACGCGCTGGCGGGTCACGGCACCCGCG
This DNA window, taken from Microbacterium sp. MM2322, encodes the following:
- a CDS encoding DUF427 domain-containing protein, with the protein product MRHPTPDPVGPGQESVWDYPRPPRVEPVPGTVTITLGGERIVATTGALRVLETSHPPVYYLPIADFVPGALTRGEGASFCEFKGGARYLDVHGGGQTRPAAAWNYPTPEPGYEELADRVAVYAQQMDACTVAGETVVPQPGRFYGGWITSQVVGPFKGIPGSMGW
- a CDS encoding iron-siderophore ABC transporter substrate-binding protein; protein product: MSPRTRLVLASASGLLALALAGCTVAATPAPAAGSGSVETRSVTHARGTAKVPESPARVVTLEPLELDTAVAVGITPVGAAVAGNVTKLPAYLGVTDVTPVGTVPEPDLEAIAALKPDLILGTESRHSDLFDQLDAIAPTVFIASQADPWRDNAKLIGEALGREDEVEDLLSDVDDDCARIRDEFDVDGQTAQLIRPRDETTLSLYGPVSFAGSLLECVGFTIPDQQWEDGLQADLSPENIASATADHVFVTATDVSDRSEIPAAISGNADAFPDVTLVDTSTWVSGVGPKGAEAVLGDIERYLSASR